From one Bacteroides eggerthii genomic stretch:
- a CDS encoding M56 family metallopeptidase yields MGILFVYILKSSFCLAVFYLFYRLLLSRETFHRFNRIALLGILLLSCLLPFVEVSVRRPVEMYQTMMTWEQWLLLADLAGTETHAVQVQENVVTWIQGLLLVYLFGILFFMLRNIYSLFGLWVLLKSGRREKVSDYVVTVVKAVLIVHERDISPFSWMRYIVISQKDLHENGREILTHELAHIRNRHSWDLFAADICIFFQWFNPAAWLLKQELQNIHEYEADETVINEGVDARQYQLLLIKKAVGTRLYSMANSFNHSKLKKRITMMLKEKSSPWARLKYLYVLPVAAIAVTAFARPEVSETVEEISAVKVNDLTAIVETKVAESSGQLLPVQSVPKDSVNRKSKVAVQQMDELVVVGYASKDSVKDREPVFNVVEQMPSFPGGMEALMQYLAKNMRYPVEAQKNKVQGRVVVGFIVSKDGDIKKAHILRGVDPELDAEAIRVIESMPRWMPGMQRGKAVAVSYTLPVMFRLTEDALGLKLVEASGSTAGELDKGVTFSYAEGKQPLCIVNGKEVDWAVMRALNPDRIKSITVLKDKAILEEKYGEKGQNGVLLITLKGYTE; encoded by the coding sequence ATGGGCATACTATTTGTTTATATACTTAAATCATCCTTTTGTCTGGCGGTATTTTATCTGTTTTACCGTTTGTTGTTGAGCCGTGAGACGTTTCATCGTTTCAATCGCATTGCTCTGTTGGGGATTCTGCTGTTATCTTGTCTGTTGCCGTTTGTAGAAGTCAGTGTGAGACGGCCGGTTGAGATGTATCAGACTATGATGACGTGGGAGCAGTGGCTGTTGTTGGCAGATTTGGCAGGTACGGAAACTCATGCAGTGCAGGTGCAGGAGAATGTGGTTACGTGGATACAGGGATTGTTGCTGGTATATCTGTTCGGTATTCTTTTCTTCATGCTCCGCAATATATATTCGTTGTTTGGCTTATGGGTATTGTTGAAGTCGGGTAGGAGAGAGAAGGTTAGTGATTATGTTGTAACGGTTGTTAAGGCGGTTTTGATAGTGCATGAACGGGATATTTCACCATTTAGTTGGATGAGATATATCGTTATTTCACAGAAAGACTTGCATGAGAACGGTAGGGAGATCCTTACTCATGAACTGGCGCATATTCGTAACCGCCATTCATGGGATTTGTTTGCGGCGGATATATGCATATTCTTTCAATGGTTTAATCCGGCAGCGTGGCTGTTGAAACAGGAGTTACAGAATATCCATGAATACGAAGCTGATGAAACTGTTATCAATGAGGGTGTGGATGCGAGACAATATCAATTATTATTAATAAAAAAAGCCGTTGGCACAAGGCTCTACTCTATGGCCAACAGCTTTAATCACAGTAAACTTAAAAAACGTATCACTATGATGTTAAAAGAAAAATCAAGTCCGTGGGCACGTTTGAAGTATCTCTATGTACTTCCGGTAGCTGCTATTGCAGTAACAGCTTTTGCCCGTCCCGAAGTGTCTGAAACAGTGGAAGAAATTTCTGCCGTCAAAGTTAATGATTTAACGGCAATTGTAGAAACAAAAGTTGCGGAAAGTTCCGGACAGTTATTGCCTGTGCAGTCAGTTCCGAAAGACTCTGTGAACCGGAAAAGCAAGGTGGCAGTGCAACAAATGGACGAACTGGTGGTAGTGGGCTATGCTTCTAAAGACAGTGTGAAAGACAGAGAACCGGTATTTAATGTTGTAGAACAGATGCCTTCATTTCCGGGAGGAATGGAAGCCTTGATGCAATATCTGGCAAAGAATATGCGCTATCCGGTGGAGGCGCAGAAGAACAAGGTGCAAGGTAGGGTGGTTGTTGGCTTTATCGTTAGTAAGGATGGTGACATTAAAAAGGCGCATATTCTTCGTGGCGTAGATCCTGAGTTGGATGCGGAGGCTATCCGCGTGATAGAATCTATGCCTAGGTGGATGCCGGGCATGCAACGTGGAAAAGCGGTAGCAGTGAGTTATACACTACCCGTTATGTTCAGGTTGACGGAGGATGCTCTCGGCTTGAAATTGGTTGAGGCTTCCGGTTCAACTGCCGGAGAACTAGATAAAGGGGTAACTTTTTCTTACGCGGAGGGTAAGCAGCCGCTTTGTATTGTAAATGGTAAAGAAGTGGATTGGGCGGTGATGCGCGCCCTGAATCCCGATAGAATAAAAAGTATAACTGTACTGAAAGATAAGGCTATACTGGAAGAGAAGTATGGGGAAAAGGGGCAAAACGGTGTTTTGTTGATTACCTTAAAGGGATATACCGAATAA
- a CDS encoding BlaI/MecI/CopY family transcriptional regulator, protein MKGLTAKEEEIMGFFWRKGPLFVKEILAFYEEPKPHFNTLSTIVRGLEEKGFLNHNTFGNTYQYYAMVSVEDFKKGTLKNVISKYFNNSYLSAVSSLVNEEEFSLDDLKQLIQDVEKGKLSE, encoded by the coding sequence ATGAAAGGACTGACTGCAAAAGAAGAAGAAATTATGGGTTTTTTCTGGAGAAAAGGACCGCTGTTTGTGAAAGAGATACTGGCGTTCTATGAAGAACCCAAACCGCATTTCAATACACTCTCCACCATAGTAAGAGGGCTTGAAGAAAAAGGTTTTCTGAATCACAACACGTTTGGCAACACGTATCAGTATTATGCAATGGTAAGTGTGGAGGACTTTAAGAAAGGAACATTGAAGAATGTCATTAGCAAATATTTCAATAATTCCTATTTGAGTGCGGTGTCATCACTGGTGAATGAGGAAGAATTTTCACTGGACGACTTGAAGCAACTGATACAGGATGTGGAAAAAGGCAAACTTTCGGAATAG
- the lpxA gene encoding acyl-ACP--UDP-N-acetylglucosamine O-acyltransferase: protein MISPLAYIHPEAKIGENVEIAPFVFIDKNVVIGDNNKIMANVNILYGSRIGNGNSIFPGAVIGAIPQDLKFRGEETTAEIGDNNIIRENVTINRGTAAKGKTIVGNNNLLMESVHVAHDALIGSGCIIGNSTKMAGEIVIDDNSIISANVLMHQFCRVGGFGMIQGGCRFSKDIPPYIIAGREPICYAGLNIVGLRRRGFSNETIEAIHDAYRIIYQSGMNNTDALKKIENEMEMTPEISYIVNFIRESARGIIPASK from the coding sequence ATGATAAGTCCCTTAGCGTATATTCATCCCGAAGCAAAAATCGGGGAAAACGTAGAGATTGCTCCTTTTGTTTTCATTGACAAGAATGTGGTAATCGGCGATAACAATAAGATTATGGCAAATGTCAACATTCTGTACGGATCACGTATCGGCAATGGAAACTCAATCTTTCCCGGAGCCGTAATCGGTGCCATTCCGCAAGACCTGAAATTTAGAGGAGAAGAGACTACTGCCGAAATAGGCGATAACAATATTATCCGCGAAAACGTAACAATCAACCGGGGTACAGCCGCCAAAGGAAAAACAATCGTAGGCAATAACAACCTGCTAATGGAAAGCGTACACGTTGCCCACGACGCCCTCATAGGAAGCGGTTGCATTATCGGTAACTCAACAAAAATGGCTGGAGAAATCGTTATAGACGACAACTCCATAATCAGTGCCAACGTCCTGATGCACCAGTTCTGCCGCGTAGGAGGTTTCGGCATGATACAAGGCGGATGTCGTTTCAGCAAAGATATACCGCCGTATATCATAGCCGGCCGGGAGCCTATTTGCTATGCAGGTCTCAACATTGTGGGACTGCGTCGCCGCGGTTTCTCCAACGAAACGATCGAGGCCATCCATGATGCCTACCGCATCATCTATCAAAGCGGAATGAACAATACGGACGCTTTGAAGAAGATTGAAAATGAAATGGAAATGACACCCGAAATCAGCTATATTGTAAACTTTATACGTGAATCAGCTCGCGGCATTATTCCTGCAAGTAAATAA
- a CDS encoding porin, with the protein MKKLILLASFAAMPLMAMAQHEEDTENGVVSLDGREGFTISSKKGDFVFKPYLLVQTSANLNWYDDEGLDKAYNQDNFANSGFSVPYAVLGFTGKAFGKVSFNLSINAAASGGALLQQAWFDVQFKKQLALRVGKFKTPFSHAYLTTLGETLLPQLPVSLTSPVIMPYSLNAVTPNMATGFDLGVELHGLIGEKFGYEVGLFNGTGISVNTASKTISDDWHIPSLLYAGRLTYMPKGVMPSTQGNPNRLHEDKMLFGLSGSVNVESENESTNDMRVGLEFAMLKNKLYLAAEAYYMNVGFTKRQKIDETYHYLGGYVQGGYFVAPRVQVAARYDFFNRNGTGDDGFLNMPAVGMNYFFKGCNLKLQAMYQYTARWGHDTQLDRDNDNLGLATHSATVLLQYTF; encoded by the coding sequence ATGAAGAAATTAATATTATTGGCTTCGTTTGCCGCTATGCCGTTGATGGCAATGGCACAGCACGAAGAAGATACGGAGAATGGCGTGGTGTCGTTGGACGGGAGGGAAGGTTTTACTATTTCCAGCAAGAAAGGCGACTTTGTTTTCAAACCCTATTTGCTGGTACAGACAAGCGCCAATCTGAACTGGTATGATGATGAAGGCTTAGATAAGGCATATAATCAGGATAATTTCGCCAATTCCGGTTTCTCGGTACCTTATGCGGTGTTGGGCTTTACGGGTAAGGCTTTCGGAAAAGTGTCTTTCAACCTATCCATCAATGCGGCGGCCAGCGGTGGTGCTTTGTTGCAGCAGGCCTGGTTTGACGTGCAGTTCAAGAAGCAGCTGGCATTGCGTGTAGGCAAGTTCAAGACACCTTTCTCGCATGCCTACCTGACTACGTTGGGTGAGACATTACTGCCGCAGTTGCCGGTTTCGTTGACTTCTCCAGTCATCATGCCTTATTCGCTGAATGCTGTTACCCCGAACATGGCTACCGGTTTTGACCTGGGAGTGGAACTGCATGGACTGATAGGCGAGAAGTTCGGCTATGAGGTCGGCTTGTTCAACGGTACGGGAATTTCTGTGAATACAGCATCAAAAACTATCAGTGACGACTGGCACATTCCGTCTTTGCTCTATGCAGGTCGTCTGACTTATATGCCTAAAGGAGTGATGCCTTCTACGCAAGGTAATCCGAACCGCCTGCATGAAGATAAGATGCTTTTCGGCCTGTCCGGTTCTGTTAATGTAGAGAGTGAAAATGAGAGTACAAACGACATGCGTGTCGGATTGGAGTTTGCCATGTTGAAGAACAAACTTTATTTGGCTGCCGAGGCGTATTATATGAATGTAGGTTTCACCAAACGTCAGAAGATTGATGAGACATATCATTATTTAGGCGGTTATGTGCAGGGCGGTTATTTTGTGGCTCCTCGTGTTCAGGTAGCCGCACGTTACGACTTCTTCAACCGTAACGGTACCGGTGACGACGGTTTCCTGAACATGCCGGCTGTGGGTATGAATTATTTCTTCAAAGGTTGCAATTTGAAGTTGCAGGCTATGTATCAGTATACAGCCCGTTGGGGACATGACACACAGCTCGACCGCGATAATGATAACTTGGGGCTGGCCACGCATTCCGCGACCGTTTTGCTGCAATACACATTCTAA
- a CDS encoding response regulator transcription factor, producing MNNNISLKIVVAETSVIVRSGLAAVLKRIPNLNAHPIEVSSPEALQNYTYLHTPDIVIVNPTFGGWFDLPSFKADHSKNSTKYIALVCSVIDNNALKEYDESIAICDDLEAITGKINHLLHAEEEEEKDNEQETLSQREKEIITCVVKGMTNKAIADKLYLSIHTVITHRRNIARKLQIHSPAGLTIYAIVNKLVELQDIKDSL from the coding sequence ATGAACAATAATATTTCTCTGAAAATAGTTGTTGCAGAAACTTCGGTCATTGTACGAAGTGGTCTTGCGGCAGTGCTCAAACGTATTCCCAATCTGAACGCACATCCCATTGAGGTGTCTTCACCGGAAGCGTTACAGAACTATACTTATCTCCATACTCCCGACATTGTAATCGTAAACCCTACTTTCGGCGGCTGGTTCGACCTGCCTTCCTTTAAAGCAGACCACAGTAAGAACAGCACCAAATACATTGCATTGGTATGTTCCGTCATAGACAACAATGCTTTGAAAGAGTATGATGAAAGCATTGCTATCTGTGACGATCTTGAAGCAATTACCGGTAAAATCAACCACCTTCTCCACGCTGAAGAGGAAGAAGAGAAAGACAACGAACAGGAAACGCTCAGCCAACGCGAAAAGGAAATCATTACTTGCGTTGTAAAGGGCATGACCAATAAAGCGATTGCCGACAAACTGTATCTCTCTATCCACACCGTCATTACTCACCGCCGCAACATTGCACGCAAGTTGCAAATACACTCTCCCGCCGGTCTCACCATTTATGCCATTGTGAACAAACTGGTGGAATTGCAGGACATCAAAGATTCACTATAA
- a CDS encoding Rid family hydrolase, producing the protein MNNRQQRQTENASAEIFKYDADNGVSEYHVMIHARCPEDTYEQQLNAVVNAYFALLEGEIRGAVAVFKRYFLSDAANQSDMLLALTTESSDCALSIVEQPPLNGTKIALWVYLQSGVQTRVLHNGLFEVRHGAYRHLWSGNAFNRAANSEYQTRLLLNDYVMQLMEQGCKLADNCIRTWFFVQNVDVNYAGVVKARNEVFITQNLTEKTHYISSTGIGGRHADPKVSVLMDTYAVDGIKSGQVHFLYAPAYLNPTYEYGVSFERGTYVDYGDRRQVFISGTASINNKGEVVHPGNIRKQTERMWENVEALLKEADCTFDDLGQMIVYLRDIADYAVVKEMYDKRFPATPKVFVHAPVCRPGWLIEMECMGVKALENKEYAPF; encoded by the coding sequence ATGAACAATAGACAACAAAGGCAAACTGAAAATGCATCAGCCGAAATCTTTAAATATGATGCGGACAACGGTGTTTCGGAATATCATGTGATGATACATGCACGTTGCCCGGAAGACACATACGAGCAACAATTGAATGCAGTAGTGAATGCTTACTTCGCTTTACTGGAGGGTGAAATACGTGGTGCTGTTGCTGTTTTCAAGCGTTATTTCCTGAGCGATGCCGCCAACCAATCGGATATGCTGCTGGCGCTTACCACCGAGAGTTCGGACTGCGCACTTTCCATTGTGGAGCAGCCGCCGCTGAATGGAACCAAGATTGCATTATGGGTGTATTTGCAGTCCGGAGTACAGACAAGAGTGCTTCACAACGGATTATTTGAGGTGAGGCATGGCGCTTACCGCCATCTTTGGAGTGGCAATGCCTTCAATCGTGCGGCCAACTCCGAATATCAAACCCGCCTGTTGCTGAATGATTACGTGATGCAGCTTATGGAACAGGGATGCAAATTGGCAGACAATTGTATACGTACTTGGTTTTTCGTGCAGAATGTGGACGTGAACTATGCCGGAGTGGTGAAAGCTCGCAATGAAGTGTTCATCACACAGAACCTGACGGAGAAGACGCACTACATTTCGAGCACCGGTATTGGCGGACGCCATGCCGACCCGAAAGTGTCGGTGCTGATGGACACGTATGCCGTCGACGGGATAAAGTCCGGACAGGTTCATTTTCTGTATGCGCCCGCGTATCTGAATCCCACTTATGAGTATGGCGTCAGTTTTGAACGCGGCACGTATGTGGACTACGGCGACCGTCGCCAAGTCTTCATTTCCGGTACGGCAAGCATCAACAACAAGGGCGAAGTGGTGCATCCAGGCAACATCCGCAAGCAGACCGAACGGATGTGGGAAAACGTGGAGGCCCTCTTGAAAGAAGCGGACTGTACGTTCGATGATTTGGGGCAGATGATTGTCTATTTGCGTGATATTGCTGATTATGCAGTCGTCAAGGAGATGTATGACAAGCGTTTCCCCGCTACTCCCAAAGTGTTTGTCCATGCGCCGGTATGCCGTCCGGGCTGGCTGATAGAAATGGAGTGCATGGGGGTAAAGGCGCTTGAAAACAAGGAGTATGCTCCTTTCTGA
- a CDS encoding IS1096 element passenger TnpR family protein, translating to MIYRFTLISDEADDFIREIQIDPEATFYDFHEAILKSVGYANDQMTSFFICDDDWEKEKEITLEEMDDNPEIDSWVMKDTPISELVEDEKQKLLYVFDYMTERCFFIELSEIITGKSMTGAKCTKKAGEAPKQTIDFEEMAAAGGSLDLDENFYGDQDFDMEDFDKEGFGGLDEGAADIPYEEDKF from the coding sequence ATGATATATAGATTTACTCTCATCTCCGACGAAGCGGACGACTTCATCAGAGAAATACAGATTGATCCGGAAGCTACATTCTATGACTTCCACGAGGCTATCCTGAAATCAGTAGGCTACGCCAACGACCAAATGACTTCTTTCTTCATCTGCGACGACGATTGGGAAAAGGAGAAAGAAATCACTCTCGAAGAAATGGATGACAATCCGGAGATAGACAGCTGGGTGATGAAAGATACTCCAATCAGCGAATTGGTAGAAGACGAAAAGCAAAAACTGCTGTATGTATTCGACTACATGACAGAACGCTGCTTCTTTATCGAGCTCTCTGAAATCATCACCGGAAAGAGTATGACCGGAGCCAAATGTACAAAGAAAGCGGGAGAAGCACCCAAACAAACCATCGACTTTGAGGAAATGGCTGCTGCCGGCGGTTCGCTTGATTTGGACGAGAACTTCTACGGCGACCAAGATTTTGACATGGAGGACTTCGACAAAGAAGGCTTTGGAGGTTTGGACGAAGGTGCCGCTGATATTCCTTACGAAGAAGACAAATTCTGA
- the miaA gene encoding tRNA (adenosine(37)-N6)-dimethylallyltransferase MiaA has translation MKTLIVLIGPTGVGKTELSLRLAEHFRTCIVSADSRQLYADLKIGTAAPTPEQQQRVRHYFVGTLQLTDYYSAAQYETEVLQLLEKLYTEHEVVLLTGGSMMYVDAVCKGIDDIPTVDADTRRMMLHKYETEGLENLCTELKLLDPEYYKTVDLKNHKRVIHALEICYMTGKTYTSFRTQQKKERPFRIIKIGLTRDRQELYDRINRRVEQMIADGLVEEARSVYPYRALNSLNTVGYKEIFNYLDGEWTLPFAIEKIQQNSRIYSRKQMTWFKRDEEISWFNPGQEEEILAHIENCMAQDKDK, from the coding sequence ATGAAAACATTGATAGTACTTATAGGACCTACGGGAGTGGGTAAGACGGAACTCAGCCTCCGCCTGGCGGAGCATTTCAGAACATGCATAGTTTCTGCCGATTCAAGACAACTTTACGCCGATTTGAAAATCGGTACGGCTGCCCCCACTCCGGAACAACAGCAACGTGTACGGCACTACTTTGTCGGCACACTGCAACTTACCGACTATTACAGTGCCGCCCAATATGAAACCGAAGTGCTGCAGCTTCTTGAGAAACTCTATACCGAGCATGAGGTCGTACTCCTGACAGGAGGCTCCATGATGTACGTAGATGCCGTATGCAAAGGCATTGACGACATTCCCACCGTAGATGCCGATACCCGCCGGATGATGCTTCACAAATACGAGACAGAGGGGTTGGAGAACCTCTGCACCGAACTGAAGCTGCTTGATCCGGAGTATTACAAAACAGTAGACTTAAAGAACCACAAACGGGTAATACATGCCTTGGAAATCTGTTATATGACCGGAAAGACCTACACCTCTTTCCGCACGCAACAAAAAAAGGAACGCCCTTTTCGTATCATAAAAATAGGTCTCACACGTGACCGTCAAGAGTTGTACGACCGCATAAACCGACGCGTGGAACAGATGATAGCCGACGGACTTGTGGAAGAAGCACGCAGCGTCTATCCTTATCGGGCGCTCAACTCCCTGAATACAGTGGGTTATAAGGAAATATTCAATTACCTTGACGGCGAATGGACACTGCCTTTCGCCATTGAGAAGATTCAACAGAACTCCCGCATTTACTCCCGTAAACAAATGACATGGTTCAAACGGGACGAAGAAATAAGCTGGTTCAATCCCGGACAAGAGGAAGAAATACTTGCTCATATCGAGAATTGCATGGCCCAGGACAAAGATAAATAA
- the ccsA gene encoding cytochrome c biogenesis protein CcsA codes for MSHNLKRLLIAVYICLVCLLAIATFLEQACGTDFVEKYIYHTFWFCCLWGILAALAVMALIRRQLWKHLPTLLLHGSFLVILAGAMLTFVSSRKGYVHLTVGNKVGSFVEQESGRRIDLPFTLLLDSFRVEHYPGTEAPADYVSHIRILRSGQDTDSASCSRTVSMNRILSEQGFRFYQSSFDEDKRGSWLTVNYDPWGIGATYAGYVLLGISMIGLLFSHGGEFRRLMNHPLLREGGVFCLLLLAGSMQVQGRTLPALSIRQADSLACEQVIYHDRVVPFNTLARDFVVKLTGRPSYAGLTPEQIIGGWLLRPEVWQYEPMIYIKNRELCRLLNLKTPYASVADLFDGQRYRLQDFWQGRQETGRKMSPLEKAIVETDEKVGLILMLQKGTLIRPLPKDGSVKPLPLSKIRAELIYNRIPFSKCLFMFNLTVGLLAFFHLVYCGLRHSSERSGLSRRINRFLVVALYAAFLFQLFGYGLRWYVGGRIPLSNGYETMQFMALCTLVLACLFRRRFPFTVPFGFLLSGFALLVAHLGQMNPQITPLMPVLVSPWLSMHVSLIMMSYALFAFIMLNGILALCIRRHERMLMLLSRLLLYPANFFLGAGIFMGAVWANVSWGRYWAWDPKEVWALITFLVYGMAFHSKSLSAFRRPLFFHIYMIAAFLTVLMTYFGVNYVLGGMHSYANA; via the coding sequence ATGTCACATAACTTGAAACGATTACTCATCGCTGTATATATCTGCCTTGTATGTCTGCTTGCCATAGCTACTTTCCTGGAGCAGGCATGCGGGACAGATTTTGTAGAAAAGTATATATATCATACTTTTTGGTTTTGTTGTCTCTGGGGGATTCTGGCTGCTCTGGCTGTTATGGCATTAATCAGACGGCAGCTATGGAAGCATCTTCCCACATTGTTGTTGCATGGTTCCTTCCTTGTGATTTTGGCGGGAGCCATGCTTACGTTTGTCAGCAGCCGGAAAGGATATGTGCACCTTACCGTAGGAAATAAAGTAGGTAGCTTTGTGGAACAGGAGAGCGGCCGGAGGATAGATTTACCCTTTACATTACTCTTGGACAGCTTTCGGGTGGAACACTATCCCGGTACGGAAGCTCCTGCGGATTATGTCAGCCATATTCGTATCTTGCGGTCGGGGCAGGATACGGACAGTGCCTCTTGCAGCCGCACCGTTTCCATGAACCGCATCCTGTCCGAACAGGGTTTCCGCTTCTATCAGTCGTCTTTTGATGAAGACAAACGAGGTAGTTGGCTGACAGTGAACTATGACCCTTGGGGAATAGGAGCTACCTATGCAGGGTATGTACTGCTGGGAATTTCTATGATTGGACTACTCTTCAGCCATGGGGGAGAATTCCGCAGGCTGATGAATCATCCGTTGCTTAGGGAGGGGGGCGTGTTCTGTCTTTTGCTGTTGGCGGGAAGTATGCAGGTGCAGGGACGGACGCTTCCGGCTTTAAGCATCAGGCAGGCGGATAGTCTGGCTTGTGAACAGGTTATTTACCATGACAGGGTAGTGCCCTTCAATACGCTTGCTCGTGATTTTGTGGTGAAACTGACAGGACGGCCGTCCTATGCGGGTTTAACTCCCGAACAGATTATCGGCGGATGGTTGCTGCGTCCGGAAGTGTGGCAGTACGAACCGATGATTTATATTAAGAATCGGGAGCTATGCCGTTTGTTGAACCTGAAAACGCCTTATGCTTCTGTGGCCGACTTGTTTGACGGACAGCGGTATCGTTTGCAAGACTTCTGGCAGGGCAGACAGGAAACCGGCCGGAAAATGTCCCCTTTGGAAAAGGCAATCGTAGAAACGGACGAAAAGGTGGGATTAATTCTGATGCTCCAAAAGGGAACCTTGATTCGCCCTTTGCCTAAAGATGGCAGCGTGAAGCCGTTGCCATTGTCAAAGATACGTGCGGAGCTTATCTACAACCGTATTCCTTTCAGTAAATGCCTGTTCATGTTCAATCTGACGGTTGGTTTGCTGGCATTCTTCCATTTGGTATATTGCGGTCTGCGCCATTCTTCGGAGCGGAGTGGTTTGTCACGCCGGATAAACCGTTTTCTTGTTGTGGCTCTTTATGCGGCATTCCTTTTCCAGCTCTTTGGATATGGTCTGCGTTGGTATGTGGGCGGACGCATTCCGTTGAGCAACGGATATGAGACGATGCAGTTTATGGCTTTGTGTACACTGGTGTTGGCGTGCTTGTTTCGCCGTAGGTTTCCGTTTACGGTTCCTTTCGGTTTTCTGCTTTCGGGATTTGCGTTACTCGTTGCTCATTTGGGGCAGATGAATCCGCAGATTACCCCTTTGATGCCTGTACTTGTGTCTCCATGGCTCAGTATGCACGTTTCGCTGATAATGATGTCCTATGCGCTTTTTGCCTTTATAATGCTGAATGGAATACTTGCTCTGTGCATTCGCAGACATGAGAGGATGCTGATGCTTCTCAGCCGTCTCTTGCTCTATCCGGCGAATTTCTTTTTGGGTGCAGGCATTTTCATGGGAGCTGTTTGGGCAAACGTGTCGTGGGGGCGGTACTGGGCGTGGGATCCTAAAGAGGTTTGGGCATTAATCACGTTCCTCGTGTACGGAATGGCGTTTCATTCGAAGAGCCTGTCCGCTTTCCGCAGGCCGTTGTTCTTTCACATCTATATGATTGCGGCTTTCCTTACAGTATTGATGACCTATTTCGGGGTGAATTACGTCTTGGGTGGCATGCATAGCTATGCAAATGCCTGA
- a CDS encoding hemerythrin domain-containing protein: MNEQHKYRATDKMSDLICDNYSLLMVMSRFGLSLGFGDKSVKDVCESQHVDYRTFLAVANFISEEQYSYSIDNDSFSIPALMDYLKRAHTYFLDFNLPAMRRKLIEAIDCSRDNDVAYLILKFFDEYAKEVRRHMEYENEAVFTYVEQLLQGRLSDEYDIATFASKHNQIDTKLKELKNIIIKYYPEKENNNLLNAVLFDIFNCEQDLASHCQVEDYMFVPAVAQIEKRLKDEQ; encoded by the coding sequence ATGAATGAACAACATAAATATCGGGCTACGGACAAGATGAGCGATCTCATCTGCGATAACTACTCCTTATTAATGGTGATGAGCCGCTTCGGTTTGTCGCTTGGATTCGGAGACAAGAGCGTAAAGGATGTCTGTGAGAGCCAGCATGTAGACTACCGCACTTTCCTCGCCGTAGCCAATTTCATCAGCGAGGAGCAATACTCTTACAGTATTGACAACGACTCATTCTCTATTCCGGCACTCATGGATTATCTGAAGCGTGCGCACACCTACTTTCTCGACTTCAACCTGCCTGCCATGCGCCGCAAACTGATAGAAGCCATAGACTGCTCCAGAGACAACGATGTGGCCTACCTCATTCTCAAATTCTTTGATGAGTATGCCAAAGAAGTGCGCCGCCACATGGAATACGAAAATGAAGCCGTCTTTACTTACGTAGAACAGTTACTGCAAGGCAGACTGTCCGACGAATACGACATTGCCACCTTTGCCAGTAAGCACAATCAGATAGATACCAAACTGAAAGAGCTGAAAAATATCATTATCAAATACTATCCCGAAAAAGAAAACAATAATCTCCTGAACGCCGTCCTGTTCGACATCTTCAACTGCGAACAGGATCTTGCTTCACATTGTCAGGTGGAAGATTATATGTTTGTTCCTGCAGTAGCACAAATTGAAAAAAGGCTGAAAGATGAACAATAA